The following coding sequences lie in one Chionomys nivalis chromosome 8, mChiNiv1.1, whole genome shotgun sequence genomic window:
- the LOC130879317 gene encoding olfactory receptor 10Q1 produces the protein MRDPHPASPTFFPEDILARKPVLNQSGSPEFVFRVFTNVPEFQALLFTLFLLLYLMILCGNTAIIWVVCTHSSLHTPMYFFLGSLSLLEICYTTDVVPLMLSNIFGAQKPISLASCGTQMFFVTLGSTDCFLLAVMAYDRYVAICHPLHYSLIMTRNLCVQMVLGSLGLALFLSLQLTALIFTLPFCGHHREINHFLCDVPPVLRLACADIHVHQAVLYVVGILVLTVPFLLICISYVFIASTILHMQSAEGRQRAFSTCSSHLTVVLLQYGCCSLVYLRPRSSTSEDEDRQIALVYTFVTPLLNPLIYTLRNKDVKGALRNFIFNKSV, from the coding sequence ATGAGAGATCCCCACCCCGCCTCACCCACCTTTTTTCCAGAAGACATACTGGCCAGGAAACCTGTACTCAACCAATCGGGGTCCCCTGAGTTCGTGTTCCGTGTGTTCACCAATGTCCCTGAATTTCAGGCTTTGCTCTTCACCCTTTTCCTCCTGCTCTATCTGATGATCCTCTGTGGCAACACTGCCATCATCTGGGTGGTGTGCACGCACAGTTCCCTGCATACacccatgtatttcttcctggGCAGCCTGTCTCTCCTGGAAATCTGCTACACCACAGATGTGGTGCCCTTAATGCTTTCCAATATCTTTGGGGCCCAGAAGCCGATATCATTAGCTAGTTGTGGAACACAAATGTTCTTTGTAACTCTAGGAAGCACTGACTGCTTTCTATTGGCAGtcatggcctatgatcgctatgtggccatctgtcaTCCTCTGCACTACAGCCTTATTATGACCCGGAATCTGTGCGTCCAAATGGTGCTGGGTTCCTTGGGCCTGGCACTCTTTCTGTCCCTGCAACTGACTGCCTTAATTTTCACCTTGCCGTTCTGTGGACATCACAGGGAAATCAACCATTTCCTCTGCGATGTGCCTCCTGTTCTGCGGCTGGCCTGTGCTGACATCCATGTGCACCAAGCAGTCCTCTATGTTGTAGGCATCCTGGTGCTCACAGTTCCATTCCTCTTGATTTGCATCTCCTATGTGTTCATTGCTTCCACCATTCTACACATGCAATCTGCAGAAGGCCGCCAGCGGGCCTTTTCCACCTGTTCCTCCCACCTCACTGTGGTCTTGCTTCAGTATGGGTGTTGTAGCCTGGTGTACCTGAGGCCTCGCTCCAGCACCTCAGAGGATGAGGACCGTCAAATTGCCCTGGTCTACACCTTTGTTACCCCATTACTCAACCCTCTGATTTACACCCTTCGAAATAAAGATGTCAAAGGTGCCCTGAGGAACTTCATTTTCAATAAATCAGTCTGA